One segment of Nostoc flagelliforme CCNUN1 DNA contains the following:
- a CDS encoding DEAD/DEAH box helicase, with product MLPAHIAENIRRQVLYYLQSTFDFRDRSVSLAFEQFLQDPERGLFKGPWVQLRRPFRLAPQPYTPPFDLNVPFLPFRHQAVAWRRLSSKNHKPEPTLVTTGTGSGKTECFLYPLLDHCLRAKQAGQPGIKAIVLYPMNALAADQERRFAKSIWDDPALKKVGVRVGTYTGRYDPGDPTSQDSGTTNMGKDHGITNHEAQLENPPDILLTNYKMLDFLLLRPQDQHLWRFNESDTLQYLVLDELHTYDGAQGADVACLIRRLKERLSIPKGKLCVVGTSATMDDRDRSDRALGLTISVDAVETGGDRLARFASTLFEEEIPTEAVIIEDRLTVEEIVKPEEDLVALDLPTSEDCEPLADEDATAYAIRQGRVWGGPEFAEPTTGDRPTVVEQWSVALGDWLKGTQLFKHLLELFDAAERSLEGPLTWTKLVERLAAKDFSFIAVPNLEDRKRIITLLGHQWLG from the coding sequence ATGCTACCAGCCCATATTGCCGAAAATATCCGCCGTCAGGTGCTTTATTACCTGCAATCTACCTTTGATTTTCGCGATCGCTCTGTCAGCCTTGCTTTTGAACAATTCCTCCAAGACCCAGAACGAGGACTGTTTAAAGGCCCGTGGGTACAGTTGCGCCGCCCTTTCCGGTTAGCACCTCAACCTTATACCCCTCCTTTTGACCTCAACGTTCCCTTCCTTCCCTTTCGCCATCAAGCTGTTGCCTGGAGACGTTTAAGTAGCAAAAATCATAAGCCAGAACCCACCCTCGTCACTACTGGCACTGGTTCCGGTAAAACTGAGTGCTTCCTCTACCCCTTACTCGACCATTGTCTGCGAGCCAAACAAGCTGGACAGCCTGGAATTAAAGCAATTGTCCTCTACCCGATGAATGCCCTGGCTGCCGACCAAGAACGGCGTTTCGCTAAATCTATTTGGGACGACCCTGCACTGAAAAAAGTAGGTGTCCGCGTCGGTACTTACACCGGACGCTACGACCCAGGCGACCCCACTTCCCAAGACTCTGGCACAACCAATATGGGCAAAGACCACGGCATTACCAACCACGAAGCCCAACTAGAAAACCCGCCAGACATCCTGCTGACTAACTACAAAATGCTGGATTTCCTGCTACTACGACCGCAAGACCAGCATCTCTGGCGTTTTAATGAATCGGACACCCTGCAATATCTTGTCCTTGATGAACTGCATACTTACGATGGCGCTCAAGGTGCAGATGTCGCCTGTTTGATTCGCCGACTCAAAGAAAGACTGAGCATTCCCAAAGGTAAACTCTGCGTTGTGGGTACGAGTGCCACAATGGACGATCGCGACCGCAGCGATCGCGCTCTTGGTTTAACAATATCAGTTGATGCAGTCGAAACAGGAGGCGATCGCCTAGCTCGGTTTGCCAGTACTTTGTTTGAAGAAGAAATTCCCACGGAAGCTGTAATCATCGAGGATCGGCTGACAGTTGAGGAAATTGTCAAACCAGAAGAAGACCTAGTTGCTCTAGATTTACCCACTTCTGAAGACTGCGAACCCCTAGCAGACGAAGATGCCACAGCCTACGCTATCCGCCAAGGCAGGGTTTGGGGCGGGCCAGAATTTGCCGAACCAACAACAGGCGATCGCCCTACTGTTGTTGAGCAGTGGTCAGTTGCTTTAGGAGATTGGTTAAAAGGTACGCAACTATTCAAGCATCTGCTGGAACTTTTCGATGCTGCTGAACGTTCTTTGGAAGGCCCCCTGACTTGGACAAAGTTAGTAGAAAGGCTAGCAGCCAAAGATTTTTCCTTCATTGCCGTCCCCAACTTAGAAGACCGGAAGCGGATTATTACACTGTTGGGGCATCAATGGTTAGGTTAG
- a CDS encoding helicase-related protein — protein MLLRGRTMEASGSACIAWDWQKIDETVKQISDRIESVNTQLKKISEDNLRRWLLGILYRYRLRGALGHSYLEDLARKNYWGKAPFGRSILSREVHPPMNRYRPKLMVTGSDRYHDFIFGNTSGNTQPWHIRWTHRVFKHPMSEAETVDLLRLLYQAAEATKLLLRLHTDGNKASYAINPTAVSLVPNGVRLICSETGRQIVRPEQEAIFWNGAPSLEYSARTGAYSPEDFTRRQVYYQDRYRKGALRRVVANEHTGLLATKERETLERTFAKNEHADDPNLLTCTSTLEMGIDIGDLSSTMLCSIPPTTASYLQRIGRAGRATGTALIVSVIKHQPHDLFFYARPVEMLRGKVDPPGCWVDASAVLVRQYLAYCFDSAVKTGNLSELPRTGTQLIRDIENLKGHIPRMLQWIAQNETQLQESFLARFLDVIRDDTRTRFCSETMTELLQQRIRKVVNEFDRQRREIDNARRRLQNQKSQIEEHEEDALREIEDELRVLKGRQNSLSRITTLELLTDHGLLPNYAFPESGVRFYGSVYNRHRVRENPVPPIEVVRPAATALRELAPHNHFYTHKRQFEIQQISIGSKEEPLTETWAICGQCGHMRLTSNINQEPACPQCGHDSGDDSQADIGQHRSFIDFSRSEAISVMEEYDSLSSDRADEREHTIYQRRRSFDLTVDEPTGAVGEETLPFGIEYRAAVVLREVNVGYFDEAGTVAFGPEGNAPERGFQVCTDCGVVATPGKFIEQVTHRRSCSARRRQEKTKAEGRSSNPFKAESVYLYREIRSEAIRILVPSWIDDDIPTLEACILLGLRLRFEGDPSHLTIFPQRLPDGAKNIQRDYLIILDRVPGGTGYLKTLFQETDATGRAGEGIMTVMRRALDALETCRCGRLSEKESDRDTDGCYRCIRTYAQQYSATSISRERGIKLLKQLIAAGDRRVEHKALTEIPDNSLLGSVLERKFVCKLEEWVNEHNGIWEKTLVYGKAGFRFNLPNASRTWELELQPQLGLAQGVAIGCQPDFLLRCADDESIKPVAIFTDGFEFHVEINRLADDMAKRRAILASGRYHIWNLTWNDLTATKLEDFLVVPQAIATKVEIFANAGINQGIPSGRLAIGNAWQQITGFIQCPQASGWQRLAEFTAAFPLEILAGKYAYAESALRISLNDWRNGQGFIVPASIDNGEWICYDKISGGTDVIALATIADCLTTRRDRVRVTARLDDSEAERLATQTYRSRWRKFLSCLNLLQFCGAFSFFTTSEVETGTAPDVLPDTSFVEANGEWAQVRSEVIPSLRFVVDELAALGVPVPQAAYEDEAVDENAVAELAWLEARIAVLGGDQALLVSAWQANGWTVVTANEIQAKGTAFLIELIEIRRNN, from the coding sequence ATGCTGCTGCGCGGACGCACGATGGAAGCCAGTGGTTCAGCCTGTATAGCTTGGGATTGGCAGAAAATAGATGAGACTGTGAAGCAAATTAGCGATCGCATTGAGTCTGTAAATACGCAACTGAAAAAGATTAGCGAAGATAACCTGCGTCGCTGGCTACTGGGAATCCTTTACCGTTATCGATTGCGCGGCGCATTGGGACATTCTTACCTAGAGGACTTAGCCCGCAAAAACTACTGGGGTAAAGCTCCCTTTGGACGTTCAATTTTGAGCCGAGAGGTTCATCCGCCAATGAATCGTTATCGACCCAAATTGATGGTAACTGGGAGCGATCGCTACCACGATTTTATCTTTGGTAATACCTCTGGGAATACACAGCCTTGGCATATTCGTTGGACACATCGAGTATTTAAGCATCCCATGAGTGAAGCAGAGACAGTTGACTTGCTAAGACTGTTATATCAAGCAGCAGAGGCAACAAAACTTTTACTGCGACTGCATACAGATGGTAATAAAGCTTCCTACGCTATTAATCCCACAGCCGTAAGTTTAGTACCAAACGGAGTCCGGTTAATTTGCTCGGAAACAGGGCGACAAATAGTCCGCCCAGAACAGGAAGCAATTTTCTGGAATGGCGCTCCTAGCTTAGAATACAGTGCTAGGACAGGTGCGTATAGCCCTGAAGACTTTACTAGACGACAAGTATACTACCAAGACCGCTACCGTAAAGGTGCTTTACGTCGAGTTGTTGCCAACGAACACACAGGACTTTTAGCCACAAAAGAAAGAGAAACCCTAGAGCGCACCTTTGCCAAGAATGAACACGCAGACGATCCAAATCTGCTTACCTGCACCAGCACTCTAGAAATGGGGATTGATATTGGCGATCTATCCAGCACCATGTTATGTTCGATACCGCCTACCACAGCTAGTTATCTTCAGCGAATTGGTCGGGCAGGACGAGCAACAGGTACAGCATTAATCGTCTCTGTAATCAAGCATCAACCCCATGACCTTTTCTTTTATGCCCGACCTGTGGAAATGCTACGCGGTAAAGTTGACCCACCTGGGTGTTGGGTGGATGCTTCGGCTGTACTAGTGCGTCAGTATCTTGCCTACTGTTTTGATTCGGCGGTAAAAACTGGAAATTTATCAGAACTACCCCGGACTGGCACACAACTGATCCGGGATATCGAGAATCTCAAGGGTCATATTCCGCGAATGTTGCAATGGATTGCCCAAAATGAGACGCAATTGCAGGAGTCTTTCTTAGCACGCTTTCTAGATGTGATTCGAGACGATACCAGAACAAGATTTTGTAGCGAGACTATGACTGAACTACTCCAGCAACGGATTCGCAAAGTTGTTAACGAGTTTGACCGTCAGCGACGGGAAATAGACAATGCCCGGAGAAGATTGCAGAATCAAAAGTCTCAGATTGAGGAACATGAGGAAGATGCACTGCGAGAAATTGAGGACGAACTGCGTGTCCTGAAAGGGCGACAAAATAGCCTGTCTCGCATCACAACCCTAGAGTTATTAACTGACCACGGACTATTACCAAATTATGCTTTTCCTGAATCCGGTGTGCGCTTTTATGGTTCGGTTTATAATCGCCACCGAGTTAGAGAAAATCCCGTTCCCCCAATTGAAGTTGTCAGACCTGCTGCCACTGCACTAAGAGAATTAGCTCCCCACAATCACTTTTATACTCATAAACGTCAGTTTGAGATTCAGCAGATTTCCATTGGTAGTAAAGAGGAGCCACTTACCGAAACCTGGGCAATTTGCGGACAATGTGGACACATGCGCCTGACTAGCAACATTAACCAAGAACCAGCCTGTCCACAGTGCGGTCATGACAGTGGTGATGATAGTCAAGCAGATATTGGTCAACACCGTTCTTTCATTGACTTTTCTCGTTCCGAAGCTATCTCGGTGATGGAAGAATATGATAGTCTTTCGAGCGATCGCGCTGATGAACGAGAACACACTATTTACCAGAGGCGACGGAGTTTTGACCTCACAGTTGATGAGCCAACAGGAGCAGTAGGCGAGGAAACCTTACCCTTTGGCATTGAATATCGTGCTGCTGTAGTTTTGCGTGAGGTTAACGTCGGCTATTTTGACGAAGCTGGCACTGTTGCCTTTGGCCCAGAGGGAAACGCCCCTGAGCGTGGCTTTCAAGTTTGTACAGATTGCGGCGTAGTTGCCACACCCGGAAAATTCATCGAGCAGGTAACACACCGCCGCAGTTGTTCTGCTCGTCGGCGACAGGAAAAAACCAAAGCCGAAGGTCGTTCTAGCAATCCTTTTAAAGCAGAATCCGTGTATCTGTATCGAGAGATTCGTTCAGAGGCAATTCGCATACTTGTCCCATCTTGGATTGATGACGACATCCCAACTTTGGAAGCTTGTATATTGCTAGGGTTGCGACTGCGATTTGAGGGCGACCCCAGTCACCTGACTATCTTTCCCCAGCGACTACCTGATGGAGCAAAAAATATACAACGCGATTATTTAATCATCTTGGATCGGGTTCCTGGTGGTACAGGCTACCTCAAAACCCTATTTCAAGAAACTGATGCTACTGGAAGGGCTGGAGAAGGCATCATGACAGTGATGCGACGTGCCTTAGATGCCTTAGAAACCTGCCGTTGTGGACGGCTGAGTGAAAAAGAAAGCGATCGCGATACGGATGGTTGCTATCGTTGCATTCGCACTTATGCTCAACAATACAGTGCCACATCCATCAGCCGAGAACGGGGAATCAAGTTGTTAAAGCAACTAATTGCAGCAGGCGATCGCCGAGTGGAACATAAAGCTCTCACCGAAATTCCTGACAATTCCTTACTTGGCAGTGTTTTAGAGCGCAAGTTTGTCTGCAAGCTAGAAGAATGGGTGAATGAACATAATGGCATTTGGGAGAAAACCTTAGTATATGGTAAGGCTGGTTTTCGCTTTAATTTACCCAACGCCAGCCGCACTTGGGAGCTTGAGCTACAGCCGCAGTTGGGATTAGCCCAAGGGGTTGCGATCGGCTGTCAACCAGACTTCCTACTGCGGTGTGCTGACGACGAGTCGATTAAACCAGTCGCCATCTTTACTGATGGCTTTGAGTTTCATGTAGAAATTAATCGGCTAGCTGATGACATGGCAAAACGGCGAGCTATTCTCGCTTCTGGTCGTTATCACATTTGGAACTTGACCTGGAATGATTTGACAGCAACAAAGTTGGAAGACTTTTTGGTTGTTCCTCAAGCAATAGCAACAAAAGTAGAGATTTTTGCTAATGCAGGCATTAACCAAGGTATACCTTCAGGAAGATTAGCTATTGGTAATGCTTGGCAACAAATTACAGGTTTTATCCAATGTCCTCAAGCTAGTGGTTGGCAACGTTTAGCAGAGTTTACAGCCGCATTTCCTTTAGAAATACTAGCCGGAAAATATGCTTATGCTGAATCTGCTTTGCGTATTTCCCTCAATGATTGGCGTAATGGTCAGGGTTTCATTGTTCCCGCCAGCATCGATAACGGCGAATGGATCTGCTACGACAAAATTAGTGGTGGGACAGATGTCATTGCCCTTGCAACTATTGCTGATTGCTTAACAACTCGACGCGATCGCGTCCGAGTAACTGCCCGCTTAGATGACAGTGAAGCTGAACGATTAGCAACTCAAACCTATCGCTCTCGCTGGCGCAAGTTTCTATCCTGTCTCAACCTGTTGCAGTTTTGTGGGGCGTTTAGTTTCTTCACTACCTCAGAGGTAGAAACTGGTACTGCACCCGATGTACTTCCTGATACGAGCTTTGTAGAAGCAAATGGCGAATGGGCGCAAGTCCGATCTGAGGTAATTCCGTCGCTGCGATTTGTAGTTGACGAACTAGCAGCATTAGGAGTGCCAGTACCTCAAGCTGCTTATGAAGATGAGGCAGTTGATGAAAACGCCGTAGCAGAGTTGGCATGGTTAGAGGCTCGGATTGCAGTATTAGGGGGAGATCAAGCCTTGTTAGTTTCTGCTTGGCAAGCAAATGGGTGGACTGTTGTCACTGCTAATGAAATACAAGCAAAGGGTACTGCTTTTTTGATTGAACTAATTGAAATTAGGAGGAATAATTGA
- a CDS encoding UvrD-helicase domain-containing protein yields MAHLMMHAQVLKHFHKLPKKVQKKVPELIEKFQINPWDTAIGLHGLKESMLDHKVRGADLPDGYRAIVIAPEQGDTFLLVHIDSHDRAYAWAKNKRFEVHSSTGAFQIFDVQETTEALQDAVIPTPTVDDYPLQNLANDYLFHAGVPHLLIPAVRQVKSDQELEVLSEYLPPECYEVLVGLVAGLSLDEALAQALGTDVEDEQPVTIVGPGDFSQLTQRPNRDLVVVEGEETLKAMLEGGSLEEWRIFLHPQQRKIVEWQTNGSMSITGAAGTGKTVALMHRAVYLAKHLNNPKERILLTTFTTNLSVTIKSYLRRLDPIAAEHIEVTNLNQLARTICSRSGWKGRIASPEELNDLWDEVWADPSIVNLPMSKAELQKEFELVIDANGVDSEEGYLTTVRTGRPRMGRKERREAWPIFQAFRRLLLKQNLLTFEGAIHQARFAVEQGNFPPFRHVLADEVQDFSLEALKLIAALSQVNQGFSDPLCVAGDGHQRIYRGKVPLNLAGIYVKGRSRQLKVNYRTSEQIRLFAQSILEGTVIDDLDLGQTTIVGDRSVFTGPKPEIVQCADEKEEAKRIASWAKELIQDGFASYEICLTPYKPAIRTALEAEGIPTFELKPREEDPGPEEPGVRLGTMKRIKGLEFRAIAMGCSNESDAMNNFAKAELLERCERYVAATRARERLLVCILLPLP; encoded by the coding sequence ATGGCTCACCTAATGATGCACGCTCAAGTGCTGAAGCATTTTCACAAACTGCCCAAAAAAGTACAAAAAAAGGTTCCAGAACTGATTGAGAAATTTCAAATTAATCCTTGGGACACAGCAATTGGATTGCATGGGCTGAAAGAATCCATGCTCGATCACAAAGTTCGCGGAGCAGACTTACCAGATGGCTATCGGGCTATTGTAATTGCACCGGAGCAAGGTGATACTTTTCTACTGGTTCATATTGATTCCCATGACCGTGCTTATGCTTGGGCAAAAAACAAGCGTTTTGAAGTACATAGCAGTACTGGGGCATTCCAAATCTTTGACGTTCAAGAAACAACAGAAGCATTGCAAGATGCTGTCATTCCCACACCAACAGTTGATGATTATCCTCTGCAAAATCTTGCTAATGATTATCTATTCCATGCTGGAGTACCGCACCTGCTTATCCCAGCAGTTCGACAGGTTAAGAGTGACCAAGAGTTGGAAGTACTTAGCGAATATCTACCACCAGAATGCTATGAGGTTCTCGTGGGGCTTGTAGCTGGTTTATCACTAGACGAAGCCCTAGCCCAAGCACTGGGAACCGATGTAGAAGATGAGCAACCTGTCACTATTGTCGGCCCCGGAGATTTCTCACAGCTTACCCAGCGACCAAACCGAGATTTAGTAGTAGTTGAAGGGGAAGAAACCCTCAAGGCAATGCTGGAAGGTGGTTCCTTAGAAGAGTGGCGAATTTTTCTCCATCCCCAACAAAGGAAGATTGTTGAGTGGCAAACCAATGGATCTATGAGTATTACAGGTGCAGCAGGAACTGGTAAGACTGTTGCCTTGATGCACCGTGCTGTTTACCTTGCCAAGCACCTAAACAATCCGAAGGAGCGGATACTGCTCACTACTTTCACAACAAACCTGTCTGTAACTATCAAAAGCTACTTACGCCGCCTCGACCCAATAGCAGCAGAACACATTGAAGTCACTAACTTAAATCAGCTTGCCCGCACTATTTGTTCTCGTAGTGGCTGGAAAGGGCGAATTGCTTCACCTGAAGAACTTAACGACCTTTGGGACGAGGTTTGGGCAGATCCAAGTATAGTTAATTTACCAATGTCAAAAGCAGAACTCCAAAAAGAGTTTGAGCTTGTAATTGATGCTAATGGAGTTGATTCTGAAGAAGGTTATTTAACCACCGTTCGTACAGGGCGGCCTCGGATGGGGAGAAAAGAACGACGTGAGGCATGGCCAATATTTCAGGCTTTCAGGCGTTTACTGCTCAAGCAAAACCTTTTAACTTTTGAAGGTGCAATTCATCAGGCACGATTTGCAGTTGAGCAAGGTAACTTTCCCCCTTTTAGGCACGTCTTAGCAGATGAAGTGCAGGATTTCAGCCTGGAAGCATTAAAATTAATTGCTGCTTTAAGTCAAGTAAATCAGGGCTTTTCAGATCCTCTGTGCGTTGCTGGAGACGGACATCAACGTATTTATCGGGGTAAAGTGCCTTTAAATTTGGCAGGCATATATGTCAAAGGACGTTCCAGGCAATTAAAAGTAAATTATCGTACCAGTGAACAAATCCGGCTTTTTGCTCAATCAATCCTTGAAGGCACTGTAATTGACGATTTGGATCTAGGACAAACCACAATTGTAGGCGATCGCTCCGTGTTTACAGGCCCAAAACCAGAGATTGTCCAGTGTGCTGATGAAAAAGAAGAGGCAAAGCGTATTGCTAGCTGGGCAAAGGAGTTGATTCAAGATGGGTTTGCTTCCTACGAAATCTGTCTAACACCTTATAAACCAGCAATTCGCACAGCACTTGAAGCAGAGGGGATTCCAACTTTTGAACTCAAGCCCAGAGAAGAAGATCCAGGGCCAGAGGAGCCAGGGGTTCGGCTGGGGACAATGAAGCGAATTAAGGGATTAGAATTTCGAGCGATCGCAATGGGGTGTAGCAACGAATCTGATGCAATGAATAATTTTGCAAAAGCCGAACTACTCGAACGCTGCGAACGATATGTTGCTGCTACACGCGCTAGGGAACGTCTTCTAGTTTGTATTTTGTTACCCTTGCCTTGA
- a CDS encoding integrase catalytic domain-containing protein, whose translation MNLSEVALVEQEKVHLFRDQATAEAYITATHDYCEPVSSNVSIVELKVGSSFLLDGKSLTIDHIGESKISLRGEQGIIRWTYAEFQQLIELGEISNLQTENHTNLDEEGWQYFLEASPKALETANYRYAAIKPFLGQEPDNSQKCDLPERTLRDWKAKYRKAQQKYGCGFIGLIPQYKGNPTPRYSDEDLEFIDKVIEEQYETFKQKNVWQTYELLRDKWQKSGRISPLPSHTFYYERVKKRNSYQQTKKRMGSRAANNLLGPWLIRPTTPRHGDRPLEIVHIDHTQLDVECICPYSGKNLGRPWVTGMIDAYSRRILALYLTFDNPSYRSCMMAIRICVQRFGRFPEWIVVDNGKEFSSTYFETLLARFEASKKHRPKDCPKFSSIIERWFGSQNTEFINNLRGNTQIMKHVRLVKKVNNPKSLAVWNLEELYDYLAFGYAYGVYDKAEHPALEGMSPHQAFELGLAKTGHRPHQYIKYDEQFKILTLPTNNKGTAKVIPGQGIRVNYQNYWTDEFYSVENQSIPVRYDPLDCGVTYAYVNNHWVKCLSNYYMKFQGPSEKAVAIATTICRRKRQIYNQSQYVGSKEIVDLLNNAEEHEELILQIRRDQSAKLVFNLIEGTLSSAVLLNVSNTEQHSSQDSQAIEENLDLIDLKEDILQLSVPKKFNPDDIQAFAEEELW comes from the coding sequence GTGAATTTAAGCGAAGTAGCTTTGGTGGAACAAGAGAAAGTTCATCTATTCCGTGACCAAGCTACCGCAGAAGCTTATATCACTGCCACTCATGATTATTGTGAACCTGTATCCAGCAATGTATCGATAGTTGAACTTAAAGTGGGGTCATCATTTTTGTTAGATGGAAAAAGCCTCACCATTGACCATATTGGGGAAAGTAAAATCAGTCTTAGAGGAGAACAAGGAATTATTCGCTGGACTTATGCAGAATTTCAACAATTAATCGAATTAGGAGAAATTAGTAATCTTCAGACAGAAAACCACACAAATTTAGATGAGGAAGGATGGCAATACTTTCTAGAGGCCAGTCCTAAAGCCTTAGAAACTGCAAATTATCGTTATGCAGCTATTAAGCCTTTTTTAGGGCAAGAACCTGATAATTCTCAAAAATGCGACCTACCAGAACGAACTCTACGCGACTGGAAAGCAAAATATCGAAAAGCCCAACAAAAATACGGATGTGGGTTTATTGGCTTAATTCCCCAATACAAAGGCAATCCAACCCCTCGTTATTCCGATGAAGATTTAGAATTTATTGATAAAGTGATTGAAGAACAATATGAAACTTTTAAACAAAAAAATGTTTGGCAGACGTATGAACTTTTAAGGGATAAATGGCAGAAATCGGGACGAATTTCTCCTCTTCCCAGTCATACCTTTTATTACGAGAGAGTGAAAAAACGCAACAGCTATCAACAAACTAAAAAACGAATGGGATCTCGTGCAGCAAATAATCTGTTGGGGCCTTGGTTAATTCGACCTACGACCCCTCGTCATGGAGATCGCCCGCTCGAAATCGTTCATATTGACCACACACAGCTTGATGTTGAATGTATCTGCCCCTATAGTGGCAAAAATTTAGGCAGACCTTGGGTAACAGGCATGATTGATGCCTATAGTCGGAGGATTTTAGCTTTATACCTTACTTTTGATAATCCAAGTTACCGTTCTTGTATGATGGCTATTCGCATCTGTGTACAACGGTTTGGACGATTTCCTGAATGGATTGTTGTGGATAACGGAAAAGAGTTTAGTTCTACTTATTTTGAGACATTGTTAGCGCGTTTTGAAGCCAGCAAAAAGCATCGTCCTAAGGATTGCCCTAAATTTAGTTCAATTATTGAACGTTGGTTTGGCTCACAAAATACTGAATTTATTAATAACTTGAGGGGGAATACCCAAATCATGAAGCACGTCCGCCTCGTTAAAAAAGTAAATAATCCCAAGAGTTTGGCTGTCTGGAATTTAGAAGAATTATACGATTATTTGGCATTTGGTTATGCTTATGGAGTTTATGATAAAGCAGAGCATCCTGCTTTAGAAGGGATGTCTCCTCATCAGGCTTTTGAATTAGGGTTAGCTAAAACCGGACATCGCCCTCATCAATATATTAAGTATGATGAGCAATTCAAGATTTTAACGTTGCCGACAAACAATAAGGGAACGGCCAAAGTTATTCCTGGTCAAGGAATTAGAGTCAACTATCAAAATTATTGGACAGATGAATTTTACAGTGTTGAGAATCAATCTATTCCCGTTCGCTATGACCCACTAGATTGTGGTGTTACTTATGCCTATGTTAATAATCATTGGGTAAAGTGTTTATCTAATTATTATATGAAGTTTCAAGGACCTTCAGAGAAAGCAGTAGCAATAGCCACAACAATTTGCAGACGAAAAAGGCAAATCTATAATCAAAGTCAATATGTAGGTTCTAAAGAGATTGTTGACTTACTTAATAATGCGGAAGAGCATGAAGAATTAATACTACAAATTCGTCGAGATCAATCTGCAAAATTAGTGTTCAATTTAATTGAAGGAACCCTGAGTAGTGCTGTATTATTAAATGTATCAAATACTGAACAGCATTCATCTCAAGATAGTCAAGCAATAGAAGAAAATCTAGATTTAATAGATTTAAAAGAGGATATTTTACAGCTTAGTGTACCTAAAAAATTTAATCCTGATGACATTCAGGCTTTTGCTGAAGAGGAATTGTGGTAA
- a CDS encoding TnsA endonuclease N-terminal domain-containing protein translates to MLHDVEFQAWCNSLRLSQQQRDLVNQIRTSPPARKVKGGGRNVHGPYASSKMGRTIQFESHTVELPAITQFYEYDDQVLEYWDQPIKLSIKCSPQGKQATTISHYPDFFVMRNNCCGFEEWKTEKRLEKLSEEQPYRYQKIEREWVDVIVQEYIESLGYYYHLRSDTEIDWVKYRNQKYLQPYKQGYLKQQYILNDQVEANVQEIIVSYPGINLTNLLEKAKNATIDDINTLIALEKVYEPIPLFQKSLLRFVKCA, encoded by the coding sequence ATGCTCCATGATGTCGAGTTTCAAGCATGGTGTAATAGTTTGCGACTCTCCCAACAACAAAGAGATTTGGTTAACCAAATTAGGACTTCCCCACCTGCTCGTAAAGTCAAAGGAGGAGGAAGAAACGTTCATGGCCCCTATGCTAGCTCAAAGATGGGTAGAACGATTCAATTTGAGTCTCATACTGTTGAATTACCAGCTATTACTCAATTTTATGAATATGACGACCAAGTTTTAGAATATTGGGATCAACCGATTAAACTCAGTATTAAATGCTCACCACAAGGTAAACAAGCCACAACTATCAGTCATTATCCCGATTTTTTTGTAATGAGAAATAATTGTTGTGGTTTTGAAGAGTGGAAAACAGAGAAAAGACTGGAAAAACTTAGTGAGGAACAGCCTTATCGCTATCAAAAAATAGAAAGAGAATGGGTGGATGTCATTGTTCAAGAATATATCGAAAGCTTAGGATATTATTATCATCTTCGCTCTGATACTGAAATTGATTGGGTCAAATATCGCAATCAGAAATATTTACAACCCTACAAACAAGGATATTTAAAGCAACAATATATCCTTAATGACCAAGTAGAAGCCAATGTTCAAGAGATTATCGTTAGTTATCCCGGTATTAACCTCACCAATCTGCTTGAGAAGGCGAAAAATGCCACTATTGATGATATTAATACGTTAATTGCCCTCGAAAAAGTATATGAACCTATCCCACTATTCCAAAAATCCCTACTTCGTTTCGTAAAATGTGCTTGA
- a CDS encoding helix-turn-helix domain-containing protein, whose product MVGLVKAHEKKKNKSGRRPKLIIEDKVLMVIQYWREYRTYYHIGLDFGLSESAVCRIVFKIENILNFVKKV is encoded by the coding sequence ATGGTTGGGTTAGTAAAAGCTCATGAGAAAAAGAAAAATAAATCTGGTCGTCGTCCTAAATTAATTATTGAAGACAAAGTTTTAATGGTTATTCAATATTGGAGAGAATACCGGACTTATTATCATATTGGGTTAGACTTTGGGCTTTCGGAGTCTGCGGTTTGTCGAATAGTTTTTAAAATTGAAAATATTTTAAATTTTGTCAAGAAAGTTTAG